A region from the Mya arenaria isolate MELC-2E11 chromosome 2, ASM2691426v1 genome encodes:
- the LOC128223916 gene encoding alpha-protein kinase vwkA-like: protein MLQVEHSTWVSEEGNICYFKCKPKYKGDKFILFKGVAIKQRSCESQESVIVKVFTYAHAGTRDWRHYKAVFYRTRQFIEPFNSYLGTTKARPKVEFLAPEVAIMDTQSDFQMFARFFWNFNKTFSEDEAVVIERRLKGDFITYIDTTGYATHEMSALPAAFCHFSYQESGGQFVICNLQGVLDNGKFVFTNPVIHSNSETFGESDKGAKGITSFFANHVCTYLCQDFVKPGYTAKGPRRLDEDRPPRYSILFPDR from the exons ATGCTTCAAGTGGAACATAGTACTTGGGTTTCAGAGGAgggaaatatttgttattttaaatgcaaacctAAATATAAAGGAgacaaatttattttgtttaag GGAGTGGCAATCAAGCAGCGGTCATGCGAATCGCAGGAGAGTGTGATTGTGAAGGTCTTTACATATGCCCATGCCGGGACTAGGGACTGGAGACACTATAAGGCTGTGTTTTATCGGACACGGCAGTTCATCGAACCTTTTAACAGCTATCTTGGTACCACGAAGGCCCGACCTAAG GTGGAATTTCTTGCACCAGAGGTAGCGATCATGGACACTCAATCCGACTTCCAGATGTTTGCTCGTTTCTTCTGGAATTTCAACAAGACTTTCTCGGAGGATGAAGCTGTAGTTATCGAACGTCGGTTAAAAGGCGATTTTATCACATACATCGATACAACAGGATATGcaacacatgaaatgtcagCACTGCCTGCAGCATTTTGCCATTTTTCGTACCAAGAAAGTGGCGGTCAGTTTGTGATATGTAACCTCCAGGGTGTTCTTGACAACGGAAAGTTTGTGTTTACAAACCCGGTGATTCACTCGAACAGCGAAACATTTGGAGAATCCGACAAGGGGGCGAAAGGTATCACCTCGTTCTTTGCAAACCATGTGTGTACGTACCTCTGTCAAGACTTTGTAAAACCAGGGTATACAGCAAAGGGGCCTAGGAGATTAGATGAAGACAGACCGCCACgttattcaattttgttcccaGATCGCTGA